From Arcticibacter tournemirensis, one genomic window encodes:
- the arfB gene encoding alternative ribosome rescue aminoacyl-tRNA hydrolase ArfB, giving the protein MDFSKEDLLPGISFKTSRSGGKGGQNVNKVSSKAELNYNLEESSIFNDLQKERIKEKLSNRLTASGMIQVISDEERSQYLNKERCLDKLFHLLRKALHVAKPRKATKPSKASVEKRL; this is encoded by the coding sequence ATGGATTTTTCTAAAGAGGATTTACTCCCCGGTATCAGCTTTAAAACCTCAAGAAGCGGAGGAAAAGGAGGACAGAATGTAAATAAGGTTTCGAGCAAAGCAGAGTTGAATTATAACCTGGAAGAATCTTCCATATTTAACGACTTGCAAAAAGAGCGCATAAAAGAAAAGCTTTCAAACCGCCTGACAGCCTCGGGTATGATCCAGGTGATAAGTGATGAGGAAAGAAGTCAGTATCTTAACAAGGAGCGCTGCCTGGATAAACTCTTCCACCTGCTTCGTAAAGCACTGCATGTTGCCAAACCAAGAAAAGCAACCAAGCCATCCAAAGCCTCTGTAGAAAAGAGGCTCTAG
- a CDS encoding type II toxin-antitoxin system VapC family toxin, which translates to MKKFLLDTNICIYFLKGQFDLHRKIKAVGEENCLLSEVTIAELKYGVENSVQKEKNRKNMEAFIAKFDILPIFPVLDIYAREKARLKTKGSILDDFDLLIGTTAVFNNLILITKNVSDFDRLAGIVIEDWTTDRYKV; encoded by the coding sequence GTGAAAAAATTCTTACTCGACACCAATATTTGTATCTATTTCTTAAAAGGGCAGTTTGACTTGCATCGTAAAATCAAAGCGGTTGGTGAAGAAAACTGTCTTTTGTCTGAAGTGACGATAGCCGAGCTTAAATACGGCGTTGAAAATAGTGTGCAGAAAGAAAAGAATCGAAAAAATATGGAAGCATTTATTGCTAAATTCGATATTCTTCCAATTTTCCCTGTTCTTGATATTTACGCAAGAGAAAAAGCCAGGCTGAAAACCAAAGGCAGCATATTAGACGATTTTGACTTGCTTATTGGAACAACTGCTGTTTTCAACAACCTTATTTTGATAACAAAAAACGTAAGTGACTTTGATAGACTTGCCGGAATTGTTATCGAGGATTGGACAACCGACCGATATAAAGTCTGA